A window of Castanea sativa cultivar Marrone di Chiusa Pesio chromosome 8, ASM4071231v1 genomic DNA:
TTGACAATAACATGTGGTAATTAGATGgataacattatatatatatatatatatatatatatatatatatatatatatatatatatatatatatataatagagtTTGATAATATTTGATGATGCAGATTAACAGAGGATACCGATACGATGTACAAACGGGGAGAAGAGATGGCTTGGTATCCCTTGCCCAAAACGTTGATCTTCCAAGTCCTAGGATATCAGTGAATGACTCCATTGCGGCATTCGCTAGAAAAGGACTTAGTGCTACAGACATGGTTTATCTTCTTGGTACTAGAACAATATATATCTTACTACTCCTTATCTTATTATACATGTTCTTATTTATGCACTGTAAAAGCACTCAAgctttttgttaatatatatgcCATGTTTCATGATGTATAGGTGGTCACACTGTTGGAGTTGCACATTGTCCCCTCTTCCAAGATCGCCTTTACAATTTCCAAAACACTGGGCAACCTGACCCTACCATGAATCCATGGTTAGCCAGTCAGCTAAGACGTATCTGTCCCCAAAACTCAGCAGGCAGCAACACTGTTAATCTTGACCAGAGTTTTCAAAGTTCGTTCATCTTCAAGTCATACTACAGGCAAATCTTAATGAATAGAGGGATTCTCCAAATTGATCAAGAGCTAGCTTTGGACCCACTAACTAGTAGCACGGTTCAAGGGATAGTTGCTTCTTATTCCGATTTTCGATCCAAATTTGGTCAGGCCATGGTTAAGTTGGGAGCAGTTGAAGTCCTTACTGGCACACAAGGGGAAATAAGGCAATCATGCCGAGCCATTAACACAAATTAGTCGTAATGCAAAGTCATATATAAGTTCTAATATTGATTTTATGCCTTGGTTTGTTTTGTCTTAAATTGTGTTAAGTAACTGTCTctgttttatttcatttcatttgtttttttcttttctctttgtttcccTGTAATTTTTTGTATGATGAGGATATTCAAAAGATTCTCCCGAGTCccaatcaataaaaataagttatttcttATCAGTTGTATTTCAAGGAGTCTACATAATTATTgaaatttagaaaattcaaTCGCAATTTCTCCTAAAATGGGTTTTGGCATTTATTTATGTTAGTACTTGGTAGTTGGCTGTACtttaattgaactaaaataATAGGAAAGGTCTTAATTTATGCACAATAAGCTATAGTATTTCATTTAAGCTAGTGCATGCATTTATGTTGCTCGGTGGTTAGACAAATTTGGAAATTacaattaataactttttagtCATCAAGACAATTAGAGCAGAGCATGGAGATATCTTTTCATTGCACTTCTGAAGTAGGGTGAGCAAAACCCATCTTTGTCCCTTCACCTATATATATAGTGGGAAAAATTTGCGGGGGAAAAA
This region includes:
- the LOC142605701 gene encoding peroxidase 60-like; the encoded protein is MKIMKMSSTSATALCLGFILMSFTGHCYGQLQVGFYREKCLVDVEAIVTQVVAAKFNEDPTIAPALIRMQFHDCFVKGCDASILLDGNNTEKTAPPNLSVRGFEVIDAAKAAVEAVCPEVVSCADIISMATRDVFALINRGYRYDVQTGRRDGLVSLAQNVDLPSPRISVNDSIAAFARKGLSATDMVYLLGGHTVGVAHCPLFQDRLYNFQNTGQPDPTMNPWLASQLRRICPQNSAGSNTVNLDQSFQSSFIFKSYYRQILMNRGILQIDQELALDPLTSSTVQGIVASYSDFRSKFGQAMVKLGAVEVLTGTQGEIRQSCRAINTN